The following is a genomic window from Polaribacter atrinae.
CCTATTTCATTTGCAGCTTCAATTTGCTCTTCTGTCATTCCAGAATCTAAATATACTTGATTTTGAAGTTCCATTGCTTGTTGCATAAAGTCAGGTTCTATATACGTCATAAAAATATATTGATAAATGGCTGTTATTAATGTAGAAAGAATACAAATACCAACACCAATTTTGACACCTTGTCCCCAAGAAATGAAGCCTTTATTTAGTTCTTTATATTTTTTTATTCCAAAGACTATTAAAGCAGTTGTCATTGCGATAGATATAACTGATATAGACCAATGTGGCTTAAGATGTGCACCCATTGCATAAGTAATAACACTTAATAATATACCAGCACCTGCTAATATGATACCATAATTTACAATAATACTTTTACTGTTTGCCTGATCTTCCATTTTTTTAAAGTTTAGTTATACAAATATATTGATTTCATTGTTGATAGTTTTTAATTTTTCATAAAAGTTTGTTTCCTATCACAACAATACATTAGTATTCAGACTGTTGAAAATGTTACATAAAATTTATACTTTTTTTATTGCTAAAATGAAAAAAGCGTGTAAATTTGCATCGGCAAGTCCTACACAACTAGCTCCCTTTGAATCCTCCAGGGCGGGAACGCAGCAAAGGTATTAGGTTGTAGCAGTGTGATGTAGGTAGCTTGCCATTTTTTATTTATCTCTATGTAATTCTGAATCTCTTCAGAATTTTTCTTTTTTATAGAGGTATTAACTTTCTCCTTTTTAGTTTCCCTCGTTTACTTTTAAGATATTTGTGGCAACATTTAATTATTAAGTATTTTTAATTTTCAAGCATTTACTATTTATGTCTAAAGTTGTATTAATTACTGGAGCTTCATCCGGAATAGGAAAATCTATTGCTACGTTTTTATCTGAAAAAGGGTACAAAGTATACGGAACAAGTAGAAACCCTAAAAACACAGAAAACTTTTCTTTTACGTTAATTGCTTTAGATGTTTTAAAAGTAGATACCATTAATTCGGCAATCGATCTTATCATTCAAAAAGAAGGGCGATTAGATATTTTGGTAAACAATGCAGGAATGGGGATTACAGGTCCTATA
Proteins encoded in this region:
- a CDS encoding DUF4199 domain-containing protein, which translates into the protein MEDQANSKSIIVNYGIILAGAGILLSVITYAMGAHLKPHWSISVISIAMTTALIVFGIKKYKELNKGFISWGQGVKIGVGICILSTLITAIYQYIFMTYIEPDFMQQAMELQNQVYLDSGMTEEQIEAANEIGQKFQSPGILAAISIIGAAILGFIISAIASAIMKKTEEETY